The Engraulis encrasicolus isolate BLACKSEA-1 unplaced genomic scaffold, IST_EnEncr_1.0 scaffold_36_np1212, whole genome shotgun sequence DNA window TAAAAAAGCATAAGAAAATTACTTTGAAGcactttttgtctttgtgtttgtgttttgtttcttgCACCACTTTATAATACGTaaggtttggggtgtgtgtgtgtgtgtgtgtgtgtgtgtgtgtgtgtgtgtgtgtgtgtgtgtgtcttaccgctGTGCGTCTCGGCCTCGACCTCTGCATCTGTGTCGGTGTGTgagctgagtgagtgtgtgtctgcggagtgtgtgtgtgagtgtgtgttcttcttctcccctctcctcctcttcagtcGGTTCAGGCGCAGGTTGGTCTCCCTCAGGGCGTAGGAGCCGCTCGCCACCGGAGACGACACAGCCAGCCCAGACCCAGATGCCGACCGGAACGCACCCGtacccctcctacacacacacacacacacacacaggtcagtatGGCCACCGGAGACGACACAGCCAGCCCAGACGCCGATGCAGACCGGAACGCACCCGtacccctcctacacacacacacacacacacacaggtcagtatGGCCACCGGAGACGATACAGCCAGCCCAGACGCCGATGCAGAACGGAACGCACCCGtacccctcctacacacacacacacacacaggtcagtatGGCCACCGGAGACGACACAGCCAGCCCAGACCCAGACGCCGACCGGAACGCACCCGtacccctcctacacacacacacacacacacacacacacacacacacacacacaggtcagtatGGCCACCGGAGACGACACAGCCAGCCCAGACGCCGATGCAGACCGGAACGCACCCGtacccctcctacacacacacacacacacacacacacacacacacacacacacacacacacacacacacacacacacacacacacaggtcagtatGGCCACCGGAGACGACACAGccaacccagacccagacccagacgcCGACCGGAACACACCCGTAcctctcctaaacacacacacacacacacacacacacaggtaagtaagTATGGCCGCCGGAGACGACACTGCCAGCCCAGATGTATGAACACTGTAGAGATTTCAGACAGCCCCGGTGCAGACTGGAACGCTTgtgtaccctctctctctgtctctctctcactcactcacacacacacacacacacacacacacacacacacacacagacacacacacagacagacagacagacagacagacagacagacagacagacagacagacagacagacagacagacagacagacagacagacagacagacagacagacagacagaccacacgcacacacacacacacacacatacacacacacacacacacacacacacacacacacacacacacacacacacactggagagatTTCAGACAGCCCAGAACGCACCCGtacccctcctacacacacacacacacacacacacacacacacacacacacacaggaaatcacTTTCCACAGTGGTAATTGAGTATTCTCCACAGGTGTGTGGTAATGAGCTTACCTTTCGCAGGTGTGGCATTCGCAAAACTCGTTGTTGTCCCCGAAGAAGCCGTCGCCATAGTAACAGGAGATCTCCTCGCCCGGCTCGATGTCCCGCAGAACTTTCACACAAGCCGTGTCCTTACCCGTCGAcacgaactacacacacacacacatacaggaataTATGCATATAGAACCTTCACACACGCCATGTTCTTATCCGTCGAcactaactacacacacacacacacaggaatatatGCATATAGAACCTTCACACACGCGTGTCCTTACCCGTCGACACAAACTACAAACtgcaaaactacacacacacacacacacacacacacacacacacacatacaggaataTATGCATATAGAACCTTCACACACGCCGTGTCCTTACCCGTCGAcacgaactacacacacacacacacacacacacacacacacacacacacacacacacacacacacacacaaaggaatatAAGCATATAGAATCTTCACACACGCCGTGTCTTTACCCGTTGAcacgaactacacacacacacacacacacacacacacacacacacacacacacacaggaatatatGCATATAGAACCCTTCACACACGCCGTGTCTTTACCCGTTGAcacgaactacacacacacaggaatgtaaGCATAATATAGAGCCTTTACACACGCTGTGTCCCTAGACCGTCGAcacgaactacacacacacacacacacacacacacacacacacacacacacacacacacacacacaacacacacacacacacacacacacacacacacacacacacacacacacacacacacacacacacacacaaactacacacacacacacacacacagacaaatatgaCCTATTGTATGTCAaaaaggcactcttcttgtggaacaatattaaaaagcctttattgaatgcAGGCCATGACATACCCAGGATTAAATGAAGAAATTGATTTTAGTCCTTATTTGTAATGACTTCTCAGTTTATAAGTGAATTTCTAGTATTGGTAGCTGTCCTGATTCAAGCTTGTTGCCACCTAGTGGCTCTTTATGCATCTTCTTTTGTTTGTATATGTTTTTCCCCTCTACCTGGCCATTCACTGGCTTGTGACACCTGTATGGCCATCTAGTGGCTCTTGcatgtaattctctctctctctctctctctctctctctctctctctctctctctctctctctctctctctctcctctctctctctctctctctctctctctctctctctctctctctctctctctctctccctctctctctctctctctctctctgaccatttactggattttgacacctagtggctcttgcatgtaatgtttacctgggaaatggttcatgtgacttcctacctgtgctgggcaggtgtatatcattaggaactcctgtttgagcagtaccctgaagaaggcttgcgccgaaacgcgtgggtctctgctcccatgtttttaaacttataagccatgtttcaataaaggctttttcatatttttccacaagaagagtgcatTGGACTCCcctttttgacaagatattgttttttccccaacaccaaagagccccttcaagattttttctgaacaattccctgagcacttaggattttctcttcacttgatgacgTATTGTATCTTCCATCTTTCGTCAGTATTTCTGTGAACAGAGTGGTGTTTTAGAGTAGGTGAGTTTCTTAGAAGGTGTCTaaaggcacaaacacaccaaaagcgacttgagcgattccagcgacagaagtaattgactttgtattgagtcgctgctGACTGAAGACAAAGCCATTGGAGTCAAGGTCTGTTTAGACTTCTCCTTCAGTTGGAAGACACGTACTGTCAGCAGGGAAGTAGCGGCAGATaacggacaattcagcctgggagaaatataTACGTTGAGCgctgcaaggggtcgtttcagctctAAAGAGGGGTGCGTGGtcagtggcgtgtcgtcgcagcATCTGGTGTTGTGCATAAAATGCTAATTCTTGCGGTGTTGCCTGTTACTACTCCAACTTTGACCTGACAAAAGTATTTTTTCTTGTTATTAACAAAAGCAGTCGCCCGCATAAGCAAGAGCTGTAGCTGCGCGTGTGATGTGCTGTCGAAACAAAACAGTGACTTGAGACCTCTCCATCCTGTGCTGCGCAGCGGAGGTGGCCAGTACATAACATTACGGGCAGTTCTGGTAAACGCCGTCCTGgctcgcaaacatgcaacgcataTCATAAATGAtaccttattttttttattctcagGGACTCGATCGCCAAACTTTCTAACCAGCTTGTTGTCCCAGTCAGCCGTAGGTGACCCATAACATTAGGGGCAGTTCTAAACCACTGATTAAGGCCTTTCTGGCTCGCAAACAAGCAACGCAACTCAaaaattataccttattgattttactCTCATGGACTCGATCGCTAAACTTTCTGCCCTGCTTGTTGTCCCAGCTAGCCACCGCTACTGGTTAATAataggcataataataataataataataataataataataataataataataataataataataataatatagtagtacagtaataataataatgctatactaataatgataattatactggggtgggtatttttttccctccttggCTTCCTAGGAAAAAAACCTCACGCCATGCTACTGGCGTGAtggctgtttgggtacgtgaTCTGCCGCCACCCCCGCTGGCagtacgtgtcctgcaactgaaggactAGTCTGAACCAGGCTTTACTTAAGCGACAGTTTGTAGCTGGGCttcagtgaatattatgcaaatgactcCTATGATGGCGTTTAGCGACAACTGctacagccaattggaatgttggaatgcttgcattctgcttttaacagacatactctgtcgcttctatcgctcgaaTCGCTCTTGCTGCATAGTCCAGCGCTTCTCTGCCCCTTATTCTAGCCTCCGCCGGTGTAATCGGTAACCGGTAAGAGCCGTATGGAGTGCTTACCTTACAGTTTGGACGGCAGtctggaaagaagaagagaagaagaaacacACACTTAGAGGAGACGCTCAGAGACAGAAACACATTCttagtgtattagtgtgtgtgtaagaaatgcTGTGGGTCCCagctacagctgtgtgtgtgtgtgtgtgtgtgtgtgtgtgtgtgtgtgtgtgtgtgtgtgtaccatggtaattgtgtgtgtgtaccatggtgATTTTAATGAAGGCGGGAGGTCCTAGCCAAAGCTGTGCGTAGTTCTTCCGTGtggagtatgtgtttgtgtagcaTGGTTGATGAATGCAGCAGGTCCcagccacagctgtgtgtgtgtgtgtgtactgtatgtgtgtgtgtgtgtgtgtgtgtgtgtgtgtgtgtgtgtgtgtgtgtgtgtgtgtgtgtgtgtgtgtgtgtgtgtaccgtggttTATGAAGGCTGCGGGTCCGAGCCACAGCTGAGCGCAGTTCTTGCGTGTGGAGTACATGACGCTGAAGTCGTTCTCCCCGTGCCGCAGGAGACTCTCCTCCTCAGCAGCCGTCATCTTAGCGATACACCCTACCAGGTGCTCTATCTTGTCATcacacctcctacacacacacacacacacacacacacacgcacacgcgcacgcgcacgcacacagtttgAGTTATGaagaatccacacacacacacacacaaacgggcacaGATGTAGGCTTCATCGCTCCTCTGTTTGGATCATTgcttaagggggattcagagtcgcgcgtccacggaggttctgcacagaaaagcagccaccacgcccccctgtgcagcgacaaaacgacccctggctgcagtacacgcatggttctcccagactgaaatgtccgtgagctgagctatgcttgaagacggtgattggtcaatagggtgcatcaaaaaaacactttttcagcctattgatctgtctgggtgataaaagtgttccactgcatgtacaaataacacatgcaaaatatttttgcaatccatggtggtttacaggtccaacggaatatgagctgatatgaaggaattgtggattaactgcgtcagtctttgccaattcaacgaaaccctcccacctaataacttggactgtttttgtgattttgttgaaatattttaacctaaatatttaaatgaaataaaaccactttgacatatgtaaaataacagattgctaactaactataatcatcagtaccccccaaaacaATAGATAAaggtatttccgagaaactgggaaattcacacactgacacacaggctaagcaaaaggaaaaaaacatgcaaattgctccaagaatggcaatgcaccaatcaagtatggcatttgataccacggcttcaaatactggccatctgagtgcagcctgcatagccatacagctttcactgggacgaccactgctgtggtctgggtgtcgccatcacattggcgaggtgctactcagtcaaatatttaatgacctcagactggaggtgtcacgctcaccagaggttgcactgttctctcgtctgagggataattggcacctattgccacatgatgacagtgcaatttggagcaatttgcatgttagGTTGCCAATGATAGTTCCACAAGCTTCATCAGCCAATAGTCATTCAATAGTtatattacaaaaataaaataaaaaaatatgcaattttgatagctttgtattaaataaaaatgaattaagattattttcataaatggcacttagggggttttgcatctgaactcttcagttattcaccatgcctaacaaactcaaacactctgattttcatgaggcctttatttattacaacatcattctatccaaaactgaagatttttttccttttgcttagcctgtgtgtaagtgtgaatttcccagtttctcggaaatacttatatctattattttggggggcactgatgattatagttaattaggaatctgttattttacatatgtcaaagtggttttatttcatttaaatatttaggttaaaatatttcaacaaaatcacaaaaacagtccaagttattaggtgggagggtttcgttgaattggcaaagactgacgcagttaatccacaattccttcatatcagctcatattccgttggacctgtaaaccaccatggattgcaaaaatattttgcatgtgctatttgtacatgcagtggaacacttttatcacccagacagatcaataggctgaaaaagtgtttttttgatgcaccctattggtcaatgcgcttacggcagtccggggggaactcagccctgataggtcagttgtgttctattcttctaccctaccgcggaggtttgaaggaaaacgaaaaacacgatgcagttgacttggcaggaaatcactggagtttacttgacagggagaagagaaactgtgttttatttcagtagtacaacttccaaaaaatcaattagaaatatccataaaaggccatcatgaaaatgatatgtttgtagtgtggtagtagcaaagaagcctctttgttcgtttgtagtgtggcagctagctcattaaaacagggttcgctaatgtcctgtagagtttgaatgggtttggctgacagttgctaagctagctgttaatatggccattagataggctatctattgtatttaaaaatggcttttgtttcatttaaccacctcaactgtaaaacatgaataaagagagaatcttgtatgctatcattcatgtctaattacgccacaacttttaaaattaatagcaagaagcctctttgttgatttgtagtgtggcagctagcttctaaaacagggttcgctaatgtcctgtagagtttgaatgggtttggctgacagttgctaagctagctgttaatatggccattagatgtatctattgtatttaaaaacggcttttgtttggcattttaaccacctgaactgtaaaacatgaacaaagagagaatcttgtatgctatcattcatgtctaattacgccacaactttttaaattaatagcaagaagcctctttgttgatttgtagtgtggcagctagcttctaaaacagggttcgctaatgtcctgtagagtttgaatgggtttggctgacagttgctaagctagctgttaatatggccattagatgtattgtatttaaaaacggcttttgtttggcattttaaccacctgaactgtaaaacatgaataaagagagaatcttgtatgctatcattcatgtctaattacgccacaactttttaaattaatagcaagaagcctctttgttagtggtagaattacgtttcaggtggctagtcaactagctttgagtttgtaatgactgatttagctggctagctactactaggccccaggtgtgaatggccattcatgctgtctattgtcttttaaaatggcgtttgtcttgcatttaatctcatgtaatacttgaccaaaaagaaactgatgttgtaccatctaattatgccccaacttttagaagtaggctactagtggaatattacgttttagatagccagctggttagctttgtgattcattctagggactgggctcaactgaatgagttagttcgccccctgttgtcacggaggtgaattgacgtcattaaattctcagcgggaaaaaaacaccacgccctttcctgcatgcgcacgcaggACGACTATGAGGAATATACACACCGCTGACAGTATGCCCTTgctgtaccccaagtcagcacagtatgactatgtatcaggctttaGGCTCTGGATGCAGTACGCTGTCTTGCTTAGTTGCTGCAGTGCAATGAATTTTGAAGGAGCCCCCACACCACCACTCTAGAATTGGTCACATTTCTCCATGAACGGtagtaaaagaaaacaaaaaggattttaagtgtgcggaccgctCACTCCAAAACTACAgttagcctttgtcctgcacctttccctggggtCAGCACCTCCAACTGCTATTACATCACTACATGTACAgtactgcagctgctgctgctactactagcaCTTTAGTTACAACACAGagtcatgccacatgcagaagttctctgacgacactgcaattgtaggTTGCATaaaggaggggcaggaggggggagtacaggagtctggtggaaggctttgtgcattggtgcaaaatcaaccaccttcaactcaacaccacaaagaccaaggagatggtggtggatttTCGGAGGTCCAAGCCAGCTCTGGAACCTGTCGCCATTGATGGTGTTgaggtggagattgtaagcacatatAAGTATCTGGGGGTATATCTGGATAACAAACTAGACTGGTCTGCCAATACAGATGCAGTATACAAAATCCCTATACTTCCTGAGGAAACTACAatctttcaatgtgtgcaacacactcctcactatgttctatcagtctgcggttgccagtgtacttttttctgcagtggtc harbors:
- the LOC134443777 gene encoding histone-lysine N-methyltransferase KMT5B-like, with product MALSGRRQHQQVGGAQSHAPSSQRPLLRSGRTSPGVHRRHGVESERRLASSSGMTAKELSNHDDLVTSLIVDPYLGFTTHKMNSRFRPIKSGHEDLKEVLERFKRHGDVEKAYRALMATDITHTHTRQRSKTQEKLFKQHVFVYLRMFASSSGFEILPCSRYSSENNGAKIVATKEWRCDDKIEHLVGCIAKMTAAEEESLLRHGENDFSVMYSTRKNCAQLWLGPAAFINHDCRPNCKFVSTGKDTACVKVLRDIEPGEEISCYYGDGFFGDNNEFCECHTCERRGTGAFRSASGSGLAVSSPVASGSYALRETNLRLNRLKRRRGEKKNTHSHTHSADTHSLSSHTDTDAEVEAETHS